The Bombus huntii isolate Logan2020A chromosome 11, iyBomHunt1.1, whole genome shotgun sequence genome includes a window with the following:
- the LOC126871277 gene encoding protein FAM177A1, translated as MDPKKNETCDLSDVILNETDTGMQDRKSLKRPKRILHFSDGDLEEYSEDETDVPHINTTVNQIDPKSLTWLPWAWYQTTSIGNKVLEGCDCVGEWLAGFFGITSPKYQFEINEFYRIQALENKMQRKQDLEMGGWNDHSKNNIVNNVQ; from the exons atGGATCCGAAGAAGAATGAAACTTGTGATTTATCGGATGTTATTTTAAACGAAACTGATACTGGCATGCAA gACCGTAAGTCATTAAAACGACCAAAGCGTATATTGCATTTTTCGGATGGTGATTTAGAAGAATATTCTGAAGACGAAACAGATGTACCGCATATAAATACCACAGTGAATCAAATAGATCCA AAATCTCTGACTTGGTTACCGTGGGCATGGTATCAAACCACTTCAATTGGTAATAAAGTACTGGAAGGATGTGATTGTGTAGGTGAATGGTTAGCGGGTTTTTTCGGAATTACATCACCCAAGTATCAGTTTGAAATCAATGAATTCTATAGAATTCAAGCtcttgaaaataaaatgcaaCGTAAACAGGATTTGGAAATGGGTGGGTGGAACGATCACagcaaaaataatattgtaaataatgtGCAATAA
- the LOC126871276 gene encoding CD63 antigen-like isoform X1 translates to MGCGIGMIKYLLFIFNFIFAICGLAILTLGVIVHLRVSEITDHIDTNLLFPSITLIVIGSIIFIISFFGCCGAIRESHCMTITFASFLLFILIVQVAVAVYVFVVVKNSDDKIDISENYEKIFKNYGTDKESTRVIDIVQSSLHCCGVYSSKDFILHNLRIPPSCCGLAENQTCSSNDVYEVGCVPELRQAISNAGTVLGSLAIAIAGVELIGIIFALCLANSIRNAERRNQRNIY, encoded by the exons ATGGGCTGTGGAATAGGAATGATAAAATACCTGCTTTTCATATTTAACTTCATCTTTGCG ATATGTGGATTGGCTATTTTAACTCTTGGCGTTATTGTACATCTGCGAGTGTCAGAAATAACCGATCACATTGATACCAATCTTTTATTCCCATCGATAACGTTGATCGTTATCGGCAGCATAATCTTCATAATATCATTTTTCGGATGCTGTGGCGCCATCCGGGAGAGTCATTGCATGACAATTACC TTCGCATCGTTCCTTTTGTTCATCTTAATCGTGCAAGTGGCAGTTGCTGTTtatgtgtttgttgttgttAAAAACAGCGATGACAAGATTGATATCTCCGAGAATTACGAGAAGATATTCAAAAATTACGGCACGGACAAAGAAAGCACAAGAGTGATTGATATTGTGCAGAGTAGC TTGCATTGCTGTGGTGTCTATTCTTCGAAAGATTTCATTCTCCACAATCTCCGTATTCCGCCAAGTTGCTGTGGTTTAGCAGAAAATCAAACCTGCTCTTCAAACGATGTGTATGAGGTAGGCTGTGTGCCAGAACTAAGGCAAGCGATCTCGAACGCTGGAACTGTACTTGGCAGCTTAGCTATTGCTATTGCCGGTGTTGAG TTGATCGGAATCATATTCGCACTTTGCTTGGCAAATTCTATAAGGAACGCTGAACGCAGGaatcaaagaaatatatattaa
- the LOC126871274 gene encoding ubiquitin-like protein 7, producing MSSELILGVRLDPQTLTTIKLNDINFKTKVEKLKYETAGRVNLSKDLFELIYCGCVLEDDMTLESYGLKNGSMVHVLRRREPELPSFPKCISEDGILQLVSAFKSFKENPGLRSALNRIGKKPEVMDNIISSSPGLHEDTVAIAILQDPDLMSYFTDVDTVRRFAEAHPVLVEAAQNIAAAVHAEAHNNVTVGSNSSLSNSQPAAYSYSLDNLSGDEEMAGDSSQSSDSTQTPNLSSNPTNSTVTVAQLAAAVSRARAGSFPLSNPASSTSAGSTNSGIITTEMFTQAMQQVHSPSVLPRSSDLRRMLAQMHELGLQNDTLNLRALHLTNHDVIAAIELVFSGFSNN from the exons ATGAGTTCAGAATTGATTCTAGGTGTACGTTTAGATCCTCAAACATTAACTACCATTAAattaaatgatattaattttaagacaaaggttgaaaaattgaaatatgaaacagCTGGAAGGGTTAACCTATCAAAAGATTTATTTG AATTAATTTATTGTGGATGTGTCCTTGAGGATGACATGACTTTAGAATCGTACGGTTTGAAAAATGGTTCAATGGTACATGTTTTAAGAAGAAGGGAACCAGAACTGCCATCATTTCCTAAATGCATATCAGAAGACGGAATTTTACAACTAGTATCTGCATTTAAGTCTTTCAAAGAAAATCCTGGGCTTCGAAGTGCTTTAAAT cGCATAGGTAAGAAACCAGAAGTTATGGACAATATCATTTCATCTTCTCCTGGGTTACACGAAGATACAGTAGCAATTGCAATTTTACAAGACCCTGATTTAATGTCTTATTTCACAGACGTTGATACTGTTAGAAG ATTTGCAGAAGCACATCCAGTCTTGGTGGAAGCTGCTCAAAATATAGCTGCAGCTGTTCATGCTGAAGCACATAACAACGTAACTGTTGGCTCCAATTCTTCACTATCTAATTCACAGCCTGCCGCTTATTCTTATAGTTTAGACAATTTAAGTGGTGATGAAGAAATGGCAGGAGATTCTTCTCAGTCTTCAGATTCTACACAAACACCAAATTTATCTTCTAATCCAACAAACTCTACCGTTACTGTTGCACAACTTGCAGCAGCAGTTTCTAGAGCAAGAGCTGGAAGTTTTCCCCTCTCCAATCCTGCTTCTTCCACTTCAGCTGGCAGCACGAATTCTGGAATAATAACTACGGAAATGTTTACACAAGCTATGCAGCAAGTTCATTCACCGTCCGTTTTACCACGCTCTTCGGATTTACGACGAATGTTAGCGCAAATGCATGAACTAGGATTGCAAAATGATACATTAAATCTTCGAGCATTACATCTCACAAATCATGATGTAATAGCAGCAATTGAACTTGTGTTCAGCGGATTTAGCAATAATTAA
- the LOC126871276 gene encoding CD63 antigen-like isoform X2: MSCISDCIKYLLFIFNFIFLICGLAILTLGVIVHLRVSEITDHIDTNLLFPSITLIVIGSIIFIISFFGCCGAIRESHCMTITFASFLLFILIVQVAVAVYVFVVVKNSDDKIDISENYEKIFKNYGTDKESTRVIDIVQSSLHCCGVYSSKDFILHNLRIPPSCCGLAENQTCSSNDVYEVGCVPELRQAISNAGTVLGSLAIAIAGVELIGIIFALCLANSIRNAERRNQRNIY, translated from the exons ATGAGTTGCATCTCGgattgtattaaatatttgctttttatttttaattttatatttttg ATATGTGGATTGGCTATTTTAACTCTTGGCGTTATTGTACATCTGCGAGTGTCAGAAATAACCGATCACATTGATACCAATCTTTTATTCCCATCGATAACGTTGATCGTTATCGGCAGCATAATCTTCATAATATCATTTTTCGGATGCTGTGGCGCCATCCGGGAGAGTCATTGCATGACAATTACC TTCGCATCGTTCCTTTTGTTCATCTTAATCGTGCAAGTGGCAGTTGCTGTTtatgtgtttgttgttgttAAAAACAGCGATGACAAGATTGATATCTCCGAGAATTACGAGAAGATATTCAAAAATTACGGCACGGACAAAGAAAGCACAAGAGTGATTGATATTGTGCAGAGTAGC TTGCATTGCTGTGGTGTCTATTCTTCGAAAGATTTCATTCTCCACAATCTCCGTATTCCGCCAAGTTGCTGTGGTTTAGCAGAAAATCAAACCTGCTCTTCAAACGATGTGTATGAGGTAGGCTGTGTGCCAGAACTAAGGCAAGCGATCTCGAACGCTGGAACTGTACTTGGCAGCTTAGCTATTGCTATTGCCGGTGTTGAG TTGATCGGAATCATATTCGCACTTTGCTTGGCAAATTCTATAAGGAACGCTGAACGCAGGaatcaaagaaatatatattaa
- the LOC126871273 gene encoding uncharacterized protein LOC126871273 — protein MQDICENIRTAIEHGRTDIIRSLLDACENGNATEGITKEKILNQPLLEEGTFLSYASKANQPDIVRTLLSCGANPAVQNTNGHNAVDVASSDIIRRTYIEELLRATAASELDRVVQLLDAGLNVNSWDSHGSKNTPLHWAACYGNKDIVTYLIDRGADVNAVNGCGAIPLHDAVNRGDVAICQELLQAGANPLVRATKGTFAGKTPYDLTRGKQSLHCFLQRFLSNFISNDSETMHSPTATFTDGNFCQKSISSNMSQLSIESTKSLDPVYDLPLRESGKESPTKSTEKDGIYSLLWPQPKTIVELKNSSTSFIAGKELFISIIQGSESIHRILDVWEISRTHLLELGYDVKIGEVHPSSGKLLTDNRIECIVNKSLFNTPEGYQLHISQNTIKVGAGSLAGLHYAVCTFVQILRLSKNHSKSEACEIEPVFIKDEPRFTHRGILLDISPRGRIPTLEYLLHMIDLWSSFKISYLHLYSRLTPNCDWQLCYSKSEMVTLDRYCRDRHLDLVPTLDVDSNVGQHHLSQMWPIFQELLAVFPSLSYVHVGPRLANLLVQAENLDLNLSVNETIETDMSEVFKSYSCLQELWHILDLGPNTTLLLCSNGLHSKAEFHNIPSNIILVEYGFQADYDFSEWTEAFRTAGGNVLPSSGTASYNSLAGCPASTYANTKNAIKTSLEQDSVGIVVAHWSGSHHLTPHPFAWIGYLIAAGLAWNPASEVDIGINDNYEIPEVFGSRQKCITKLLDIHVFQDSEYKIGNAILELGRLDTLVLTLSKNQGTKDLQQIPDNRGSTLYRLLTDPDNVNLEYLSADLFAKVTKQVKRISHSLYEGSLSSKFASMELQELQLTADLMLTACKIGRTLIGVGVNPNSNMGLAVINLGICNLPPTFRTDVANKMLAHIEQYKGSWLQRHLPQGLQSSLLVLTSALHRFVPET, from the exons ATGCAAGACATTTGCGAAAATATTCGTACAGCTATTGAACATGGACGTACCGATATAATTAGATCCCTTTTAGATGCAT GTGAGAATGGCAATGCAACTGAAGGTATAACAAaggaaaaaattctaaatcaACCACTTTTAGAAGAAGGTACTTTCCTTTCATATGCTTCAAAG gCAAACCAACCAGATATAGTACGAACATTGTTAAGCTGTGGTGCTAATCCAGCTGTCCAGAATACTAATGGACATAATGCTGTAGATGTTGCATCAAGTGACATAATACGTCGTACTTATATTGAAGAGTTATTAAGAGCAACTGCTGCATCTGA GTTGGATAGGGTAGTACAATTATTAGATGCTGGATTAAATGTAAATTCATGGGATTCCCATGGCAGTAAAAATACTCCTTTACATTGGGCAGCTTGTTATGGAAATAAAGATATTGTCACATATTTAATTG ATAGAGGGGCAGATGTAAATGCTGTTAATGGCTGTGGTGCTATACCATTACATGATGCAGTAAATCGTGGTGATGTTGCTATTTGTCAAGAATTATTACAAGCTGGTGCAAATCCCCTTGTACGAGCAACTAAAGG AACTTTTGCAGGGAAAACTCCATATGATCTTACTAGAGGAAAACAATCTTTGCACTGTTTTCTTCAAAGATTTTTATCAAACTTTATATCGAACGACAGTGAAACAATGCATAGCCCAACTGCAACATTTACAGATGGAAATTTCTGTCAAAAAAGCATTTCAAGTAACATGAGTCAACTTTCTATTGAATCTACCAAGTCATTAGATCCAGTTTATGACTTACCATTACGCGAATCAGGCAAAGAAAGCCCCACTAAAAGTACAGAAAAAGATGGAATTTATAGTTTACTTTGGCCACAACCAAAAACCATTGttgaattgaaaaattcttctACATCTTTTATTGCTGGGAAAGAACTTTTTATATCTATAATACAG GGTAGTGAATCCATACACAGAATATTAGATGTTTGGGAAATTAGCAGGACTCATTTACTAgaattaggttatgacgttaAAATTGGTGAAGTACATCCTAGCTCTGgcaaattattaactgataaTCGAATTGAATGTATAGTTAATAAAAGTCTGTTTAATACACCTGAAGGATATCAATTGCATATTTCACAAAATACTATTAAAGTTGGTGCTGGAAGTTTAGCTGGTTTACATTATGCAGTTTGTACTTTTGTACAGATTTTGCGATTAAGTAAAAATCATAGTAAATCAGAAGCATGTGAAATCGAACCAGTTTTTATAAAAGATGAACCGCGATTTACTCATCGTGGTATACTGTTAGATATCTCACCGAGAGGACGAATACCTACATTAGAATACTTACTTCATATGATCGATTTATGGTCGtcatttaaaatatcttaCTTACATTTATATTCAAGACTTACGCCAAATTGTGATTGGCAATTATGTTATTCAAAATCAGAAATGGTTACTCTAGATCGTTACTGCAG AGATCGACATTTGGATTTAGTTCCAACTTTGGATGTTGATTCTAATGTAGGACAACATCATTTGTCACAAATGTGGCCTATATTCCAAGAATTATTGGCAGTATTTCCAAGTTTAAGTTATGTTCATGTTGGGCCTAGATTGGCTAATTTGCTTGTTCAAGCAGAGAACCTTGATTTGAATTTGTCAGTTAATGAAACTATAGAAACAGATATGTCAGAAGTATTTAAATCATACTCTTGTCTCCAAGAACTTTGGCATATCTTAGATTTAGGTCCAAATACAACTTTACTACTTTGTTCAAATGGCTTACATTCTAAAGCAGAATTTCATAACATACCCAGTAATATTATTCTTGTTGAATACGGATTTCAG GCTGATTATGATTTTTCCGAATGGACAGAAGCATTTAGAACAGCAGGTGGTAATGTATTACCTAGTTCTGGAACAGCAAGTTATAATAGTTTAGCAGGATGTCCAGCATCAACATATGCAAATACAAAGAACGCAATAAAAACTTCTCTTGAACAGGATTCAGTGGGTATAGTTGTAGCTCATTGGTCTGGAAGTCATCATCTTACTCCTCATCCTTTTGCATGGATTGGATACTTAATAGCAGCAGGATTGGCATGGAACCCAGCTAGTGAAGTAGATATAGGTATCAATGATAACTATGAAATACCTGAAGTATTTGGATCAag gCAGAAATGTATTACGAAATTATTAGATATTCATGTTTTTCAAGATTCTGAATATAAAATTGGTAATGCAATATTAGAATTAGGACGTTTAGATACTTTAGTACTTACTTTAAGTAAGAATCAAGGAACAAAAGATCTACAACAAATCCCTGACAATCGAGGATCAACTTTGTACAGATTATTAACAGATCCGGATAATGTAAATTTAGAATACCTTTCGGCTGATTTATTTGCG AAAGTAACAAAACAAGTTAAACGTATTTCACATTCATTATATGAAGGAAGTCTATCATCGAAATTTGCATCAATGGAACTACAAGAGCTCCAGTTGACCGCTGATTTAATGTTAACAGCATGTAAAATTGGCAGAACATTGATTGGCGTTGGTGTTAATCCAAATAGTAATATGGGCCTTGCAGTGATTAATTTAGGTATATGTAATCTGCCTCCTACATTTAGGACTGATGTAGCAAACAAAATGTTGGCTCATATAGAACAGTATAAAGGTTCATGGTTACAAAGACATTTACCTCAGGGCCTTCAAAGCTCTCTACTAGTCTTGACTAGTGCTTTACATAGGTTCGTGCcagaaacataa
- the LOC126871275 gene encoding tetraspanin-3-like, producing the protein MAQTLVCIQYFLIGGAIIIGVCGIIESVCAGYFIYQLYEYSSLTSSNVCGSAIILAVMGLITCMIAWCVWQFLDFTNRGQVIIFSVLLIIVTIVNTSAGIWALVRHEQVDLLPIAHLEHVFELAITDDKSRWDRMHSKLHCCGINGPADYRSQNAVPWSCCDTSSLANPNDDKGVCTTMYTRGCQHVVLNRTKSILLHIFLLALCSVLLQVCFITCMSCYVKACRERMERRKNMMVISQSLERASKDFGTGDNLLNHQ; encoded by the exons ATGGCACAGACGCTTGTTTGTATACAGTACTTTCTCATCGGTGGTGCTATTATCATTGGT GTGTGTGGTATCATAGAAAGTGTTTGCGCGGGATATTTCATATACCAGTTGTATGAATATTCATCCCTCACGTCTAGCAATGTATGTGGTTCAGCGATAATATTGGCCGTGATGGGTTTGATAACGTGTATGATAGCTTGGTGCGTTTGGCAATTCCTAGATTTCACAAATAGGGGCCAAGTTATAATT ttTTCTGTACTGCTTATAATTGTTACAATTGTTAACACGAGCGCTGGAATTTGGGCCCTTGTTAGACATGAACAAGTGGATTTGTTGCCAATAGCGCATCTCGAACATGTATTTGAGCTTGCTATAACGGACGATAAGTCTCGTTGGGATCGTATGCATTCAAAG TTACATtgttgtggaataaacggaCCAGCCGATTATCGTAGTCAAAATGCAGTTCCTTGGTCTTGTTGCGATACTTCATCACTTGCAAATCCTAATGATGATAAAGGCGTGTGTACTACCATGTATACGCGTGGTTGCCAGCATGTAGTATTAAATCGTACTAAATCGATTcttcttcatatttttttGCTTGCACTGTGCTCAGTATTATTACAG GTCTGCTTCATAACGTGCATGTCATGTTACGTAAAAGCATGCCGAGAAAGgatggaaagaagaaagaacatGATGGTCATCTCTCAGTCACTCGAGCGAGCGTCCAAAGATTTCGGAACAGGCGATAATCTTCTGAATCATcaatga